The segment TAATTAGTTAGTTATTCTGAGGTTCGTTAATTCCAGATCCACAGTGGGGTGCCCTGCCCACCTGGCCCAGTGAGGCAGGTTTGGGCAGGGGGTGATGCCCCTGGAGTGCCCCAGGGAGGGGCTCTGGGTCagggtgctgaggcagcagcaaacTGCAAGAGCCCCGGGGGGGCCACCGGTTCTGTTGTGCATCAGAGCATGTCCATGTTTCAGACATTAGTTTTGATTTTACACcgaggtttttctttttatctaaattttggggggttttgttgtttgttttttgttttttgggtttttttggaaataaCATTAAGAACAATTCAATAAAAaactttttgagaaaaaaaaggtggaaacCTTCTTCTGTTGTGTGATGGAGGGAAGACTGAGGGGCCTTTGAGGGTATCAAACCATCTCCAGGCTGGAGCCTGAGGGGGGCCAGGATGCCCTCTCTCTTCCCAGATTTTTTCTTGAGTCTCTGCTCAAGCCTTCCTGCGTGAGTCCAGCAGGGCATAGTGGTCTCTGCTTCCTGGGAGAGCCAGGAGGTGATGGtgggctgctggctgtgggaaggggaCATTAATTCCCCTTTTCACAGCAAAAATGTCTCCAGCTGGTCCTCCCTCCTGGAGAAGAGTAGGCTCTGGGAATACTATAGAGCACCTTCCCAATACATAAAGGAGCTCCAAGACAGCTGGAGAGcgactttggacaagggcatggagtgacaggacaagggcaaATGGCTTCCCATTGAcacagggcagggttagatttgatattaggaagaagttcttccctgtgaggcacgggttgcccagagaagctgtggatgccccgtccctggaagtgttcgcAAGACCGGGTTGcgcagggcttggagcaacctggtcttagtggaaggagtccctgaCGGGTTGGAACGAAATGGTCTTTACGTCCCgtccaaccccaaccattctgtgattctgtgaactgcACGGGCTGGGGTCCAGCCCTGGGGGCTCCTCCGCCCCTCGGTGGGGCCGGCAGGGCGTGCCGGGGGCCGGTCCtggggcggtgccgggggcgggcggcagggccggggctgccggcggcggcgggcgcggagcacacggcggcggcggcgcggggtcCGCACCATGGGCGGCGGCTGCTGGCGGCTGCTGGGCGTCCTGTGCCCGCTGCTCCTGCACCTCGGTGAGTGCCGCGGGGCCGCTCCGGGTCGGGCTGCGGGGCCGACTCCGCTGGGCTCTCCccgccggggctggggggctggCGGTGGGAGCGGGACCCCCGGCCGCGTCGCGCACCCTCTGTAGCTGCGGGGAGCGGGGTGCCCGGTGGCCCCACGGCTCAGCGATCCATCCACCCTTGTCCCGTGTCCTGAGATGCCGGACAAGGAGGAACACGGCTTCACAGAGCTGTCCGGGGTCTCTCTGCTCAGGAGGGGACAATTCCCAAGCTCTGGCTCTCCACGCACCTGCTGGCTTTCCCTGCTGCACCTCACCGGGGCGGAGGGCACCCTGATCGCTGGGGAACTGTTATCCAGCAGGTCCTGCACCTCACGGGCACCAGCGTGTCCCCTCCACACTCCCGCTCCTCCGTGAGCCGAGGGAGGATGCGGAGCACAGCGGTACCCAGTGgcatctctgctctgcagagagatggGGATCCTGGGGTTAACCTGTTCCGGCTGCACGGACAGTGGAGGTCAGGGACAACCAAACCTCTGCTGGATTTTAGGCTCAGAGGGTGGGTGACTCCGACCCTTCCCCAGGAGTAGAATGGCTGCGTCGGCACTCGCTTGGGAGCCAGGGATGCTCTGCAGCGCCCTGGGAAACTTCCTCCGTGCGTTTCCCTTGGGTTTCCTCCCTGACGGAGCCGGGGGCAGGTTTTTCCCCACGGTTTCGCAGCAGAGCAGCGGAGGTGATTTGCCCTCctgctttctccttctttgCTCGCCCTGCCCAGCCTCATGCCGAGGGAGCTGAGCGGAGGGGAGGGCTTGTGCCGGGCATTAGAGGAGCCCAGGAGGTGAAacctcagcctgcagcagggaccAGCCGGCTGAGGGGAGGCATCATCTGGTCCTGCCAGCCgctgtgtccctgggctggtgggagaCACGCTTGTTGCCTGGCTGGGTCAAAAGAGGAGCAATGGATCCCACTCTCTCTATTGATACCTGGGATGTTTGTGACCCACGTGTCCGACATCAATCCGAGCCTTTCCGCGGTGCTGTGCTCAGGGGATTCTCACCACAAACTCCTAATGCGCCCTGTGATCGTGTCAGGCTCGCCCTGGTGTTAGTCTCGACCACAGCCACTTTGCTCAGGACCCTGTTCCGGGGGTGCAGGCATGGGATGCCAGCAGCGAGGCACAGGGCTCCCTCGAGGTATCCTGGCTGCCTCGGCAGTCACCGGGAAACTTTCAGCTGCTTCTAGGGTCACCTTCCCACAGGGGTCCCCCTCAGGGCTGTCCTCAATTAGAAACCTCGCTGGTGCACACCCATGGCACTTCCAAAACTCTTGTAACTTGTGAATTGGCACGGGGAGCCCACATCTTCTGGCATGCGCGACccctggggcagagctgaggaCCATGCAGGTTTTCCCTGTGACCCAGTCATACACCAGCTCCTTTTGGGCTTCTCATCGCTCGTGGGTGCGCTCGCGGTCCTCATGAACACACCTTGTCACCCATTGTCCCGTGGCCGGCAACAGGGTTTGGCCAGTGACAGCGGTGAATCGTttgtggagcagagcaggggactGGGGCTTCTCAGAATGAAGCAGCCAGAGTTGCACTTGtgccttttcctttgtcttcctttccctcccccacttccccttcctgttttcccttcccctttcttctttatcctttcccctttcctgttcacctttccccttcctctttcccttcccccttcctctacccacctttcctcttccctctccgtttccactttcttttccctttcctcttccccttcctcgTGCCgcctctcctccttctcccgtttcccttcccctttctcttcctctcccactttccccttctctttccccttttccctttcctctcccctttctcccctctctcccactGCAGTCGGAGCAGGGACTCCAGCTTGATgagcttttgctttgtttttttttctgttgtagtCACAAATTAATCTTTGCTGTCAGGGGATAAAGGCCGGGACAGATGGCTCCGGGGAGAGACCGGGAGGCCCGAGGTGACGCGGCCGGCAGGAGCCCTGCGGCGAATGGCAGCATCGCTGCGGGGTCGTCACATCGCGTCGGCCTCCCGGGCCCGGAGCGAAGGGTCACTACGAGTGCCCAGGGAGGGGATGCCGGCGGCCAGGGGGGATGTGGAAGCCCCTCGCCACATTTCAGAGCCCGTTGTCATCCCCACCCGGTGACACTCTCAGGCCACACTCCCCTGAGCCGGGCAGGCGGGGGGTGTCGGGGGGTCGGCGGGGGCTCAGCTCAgtctctcctctctctgcccCGCAGCCACGAGCCAGGAGCCCGTCAGCATGGCGGGACAGTGCGACACCATCTACAAGGGCTTCGCCGGCTGCCTCATCAGCCTAGGGGACAGCATGGCCCAGAGCgtccggcagcagcagcaggaggagggcggcgaggaggagcaggagctggacacCATCTGCAAGTGAGTGTCCCTGTGGGAGCCGCTGGGACGGCGGGGTGACCTGCCACCAGCATCCCCCCCGACTCCCGCCCTCCTCCCCAGGTCCTGGGATGACTTCCACACCTGCGCCAGCGAGGTGCTGTCCAGATGCCCCGTGGAAGCGGCCACCATCTGGGAGTCGCTGCGCCAGGAGTCCCGCAAGATCCAGTTCCAGGGGAAcctccaggagctgtgcagcGCCCGGGGCCGCCTGGCCAGCGCCCAGGGCTCGCCGGCCGCTGAGACCAACCAGGCCACGCTGCGGGGCTCGGCCACCCCCCTGCACCCCCgtctgctggccctgctggccctgccgctgctgctgccccggcTCTAGCCCTGCTCGCCCGCGGGGTACCCAGGTGATGCCGGGTCGGTCCCCCCGGGTGCTGGCCGGTCCCCGCCACGCCCACCTCCCTCCCGGGCATCTCTCATGGGGCAAGgtcctctcctgcagcacttcagatggatttatatttatattaaaagacACTTTTACATTTCCCCTGTCTCTCTGCCATGGGATGCCCCTCGAGCCCCTTCCCAAGCTCCGTGTTTGCACtgggggctggagaggagatGCTCCCAGCACCAGTCCCCAAGGAGGGTCAGTGGGAGGGTCTGTGACTCCATTCCCCCAGTGTATTGCCCATGGCCATGCCACGCAGTCCATAGACCATGGACAGCCCCAGGAACAGGCGATTCCCATTGCCTTGGTGGTCCctgacagctgcttttcagGGCTGGGCATAGCAGATATTCCCTGGTGGGTCAAATGTTTTATCCGTTTTAAAGGGTACCTTAGGAAAACGCAGGGTGCAGATTTCTTTGTCCTTTTGGCAGCCAATAGCTTGTGCTCTGATGTATTACAGTATCCCGCAGTGGtaggaaggagaagagagatccaacaggcaggaattgtgcggcaagattgatttatttaattatttgacaaactcttttatagacttttttcttcatagtctaattgttcaaaggatcagccatcccttggggtgattggctaaaatcctaaaacatccactgtcaaaatatttttctactgtaccataaacaaagctttgcaaggtcgcaggtgatcatagcttatagaactctgctaatatcttccgtgaaagagaaaaatatctcacgggactggaaagaagcaagaaaaattcttgctagcagcaatattgtatccacactGATGGGTAACTCCAGTGACAGTTTCTGTTTTCCACCCCTTTTATTCTGGCCGTATTCGTGGTCATGAAGAAAACTATGGTTTGCAGGGAAgagaggtttgggtttttttaaccaagGTGATGAAGGTGAAAAAAACAGGGAACTGAAACTCTCTCTATCCAGGTCCACATGGAACTTGTTGAAGTTAAACCTAGATGATTTGGGGGTGTTTAATTCAGCTAAATTTGTGTCTATCAGTGGAAGATGCTGTAATTCCCATCCCTATCGCTGTTATGCTGAaaatttggggtatttttttcccagctactAAAACCCACTGTGCAAACCAACTCCCCTAGGCCTGGGCTGGCGAGGCAGCTCATtctcctgggcacagccatcACTCCCCACCTGCCACCTAAAGGGCCACTGGAATTGCAAATGGGCCAccccagctgtggcacagaCCACGGGCTCCTCGCTGGTGTGGCCCCCAGGTCCCGGCAGCAGTGGTGGGTAAATCTGGCTGGCATGTGGGAAACCATCCCACTTGGGAAAGGCAACAAAATCCCCTGGCCAACACAAGTGCCACCACACTGTGGATTGTTCCAGGCTCAGTGGAGAGCAGGAGCCATGAGCTCCTACGTGCCGTGGGTAGTgagttgctgctgtttctgtgatttctggGGAGAATTCAAGGCTGTCCCAAAAACATTCCAGCAGCTGGGCAAATGGTTTTGGCCCGGGGAAGCCTTTGCACACTGTCCCGTGGCTGAAAGCCTTCAGTGTGTGAGCGAGGAGCTCAGTAATCACTGTCCTCATTGAGCCAGGGAAAATTATTGCTTGTTTCATCATGAAATCTCTTCCTGCGAGGTCTGGTAAGTTAAACATGTGATTGGTGACCTCTGGGATGTCACCCTGGCTGTCCCAGTCCTCTGCCAGGCTCTGGGTCTGGGAAACACTAACAGGATTGTTGGTTCATCCCATGGGGTGGAGCGGTTGCTGCTGATTTCTCAGCTCTGTGGCAGGCACTGTATTTATTTCCCATTATTTATTTCACTAaccagcctggagctggctgggggtACACAAAACATCTGGGGTTGAGGCTGCCCTTGCTGGAGGAAGATGCTGATCCCAGGGCAGGTGCCCCATGGGACACAGGGCAAGACGCCACCCCAGCTCTCCTCATCCAGCAGCTGCCGCTCCCCGTGTTTAACGCCAGCGGCGGGGGGATAATCCGCCGATTCTTTCCTTCCCAGTTCCTGACAATCCTGTGTTTAAGGGTGAATTAGTGCCGGATCCCGGCAGGGTGGCTAAGAGGATAAACGCCAGCCGGGCGCCGGCCACGCACCGCGCAGCGCTCGCCGGCACCTCCGTGGGGGTGGGAGCGGTGGCATCGCTGCCGGGGGGGCTCTCGGCGTCCTTCAGCGGGGCAGGGGGAGGTGGCCGGGGACATGGAGCGTCACCAGCGTGCTGCTGTGACAGGCTGCCACCACCATGGTGACACCTGCAGACAACAAACTGTGCTGCTTCAGTCCAGCCGGAATCAAAGCCCACACCCACCAAACACTCCGCGTGCTTCACCCTGTGTGCGGAAAGACGCACCACAGAGGTCCCATGTCCTGGAAGATGTCGCCGTACATGTCACAGACCCTTGGCCACGTCACCGCGTGTCCTGAGCGCCAGCACGTCTCACCACACGCAAATCACACCCTTGGCTGTGCTTCCACGTGtgtcctgcagctggaaggTGTCACCATGTCACCGCGGGAAGGGCTCTGGGAAGCcggggctgggatttggggcgCTGGAAAAGGGTGGATCTGTGGGTCACCACTGCTCGGTGACACTGCATGTGCAAGAGTCCACGGCAAAGCACTGCCCAAACCCCAGTGCCACCTGTCACCCCCAGTCCTCCTGCACGGACAtgcctgcagggctgagggcagcagTGTGACAGCAAGGGTGGGCATGCTGaccccaggaaagctctctgGTGCTCCAAAATTGGGACAATGAGCTGGTGTCTGTCTTTCCATTGGGTCCAAGGGTTTGGGACAGTCCAGCAGCTGTGTCCTGTCGTGGGAAGGGACAACATCCTTGTTCCTGTCCCCAGAACAAACAGCTGGCTCTCTGCACACTGACAGCATCTTAAAGCAGCTGCCCAGGCTGAAACGAGTGGATGGTGGGGAATGAGACTGGTAGACCCCAGCACCGGGAGCCTTTGGAACACCCCTTGTGCTGTGAAAACCCCTCACTCCGGTTATGAAACTCCGGTGACCTACTTTACACTCCCTGCTTTTGTTCTTAATTCCCAGATATGGCTGCTCTCCAGATTTTGCCCATCAAGGCAAATTAATTGGAGTAGATCCTAATTTGCTCTCTGCTATTCTTTGGGCAGAAGATTAAATGCTCTGCAGACATTATCTCCCTCTCTTCTCTAAGAGACAAAcctgaattattaaaaaaagaaaaaaaaaaggataaaggaCAGCTGAGTCCAGCTGAGTTGATGCTTGAATTCACTTTTTGTAATCGCAGAAGGGGCCAGGGAGGCCCTGGTGTCCCCGGGCAGCTGGAACCAGATGGTGACACTATTCTAGGTGGCTGTGTGAGTGAAACAGCACACGTGGCACAGTGACATGAGGGCCAACCTCCCACCATGCCACCTGACACCTCTGCCGTGCAATGGCTGAATCCTCCATTCTTTTGCCCAGGGAATTTCCTCCTGGTGAAGGTGCCAGCTGGGGAATGACTCCTCATCTGTGGGGATGCCCTTGGGTTTCTCTAACTGGACGGACTGGTGTGGAGGCCACCAGCAGAGGGGGGATGGCTCCTTGCCCTTCCACAGCCCCCAGTGCCACTGTCCCAGTCTGGCATCCCCAACCAGGAACCAGCTTCGCCACCTCCAGCTTCGCCGGCACCCCAGGAGGAGTGGGAGCATTGGAAGACAAGCATAGCCTGGAGGACACTATGTCACAGGACTGGCCACTGTCCGAGCTTGCATGGGGATTTCTGCTGAGCCAAATGTCCAGCTTTCCATAAGGAAACACCAAAAGACAACCTCAATCTCCGCTGATCGGAGGCAGTGGGAACAGCTGAGCCGGAGTCAcctctgctgtgggagctgtgttcAGCCCCCTGCCTGGCACCGCATCTGTGCTCAGCTTTGGGGCTGTTTTATTCTCCAGAGAGGCATATGGGAAagttggatttcttttttaagcagcTTTAATCGAACATCCTCCCATTACAACCTCTGCTGGGACAACCTTGAGCTCTGGCCTGGCATGGCTGCTGAGGCTCGGGCTCACTGCCGCGCAGGGCAGGGATGAAGCTCAGAGGAAACCCAGGTTTCTCGCTTCACCCCATCCATTTGACAGCAGGTGAGgggtcctgctctcctggcttcctatggcctggcacagcaggaaggcCTGGGATCCCCAAATTTCCCCATGCTCTGGATGTGCAGCAATTGCCCCAGGCAGCTTTGTGGTGCTGGGCGATGTTGGAGGTGCTTCCAGCCATTCCCATCATTCCACAAGGAATTGCAGCTTGCTGCACCCCAGTGAGACTCTGGAGTCAGTTGGCAGCACCG is part of the Corvus moneduloides isolate bCorMon1 chromosome 12, bCorMon1.pri, whole genome shotgun sequence genome and harbors:
- the NRN1L gene encoding neuritin-like protein isoform X2; the protein is MAPGRDREARATSQEPVSMAGQCDTIYKGFAGCLISLGDSMAQSVRQQQQEEGGEEEQELDTICKSWDDFHTCASEVLSRCPVEAATIWESLRQESRKIQFQGNLQELCSARGRLASAQGSPAAETNQATLRGSATPLHPRLLALLALPLLLPRL
- the NRN1L gene encoding neuritin-like protein isoform X1, whose translation is MGGGCWRLLGVLCPLLLHLATSQEPVSMAGQCDTIYKGFAGCLISLGDSMAQSVRQQQQEEGGEEEQELDTICKSWDDFHTCASEVLSRCPVEAATIWESLRQESRKIQFQGNLQELCSARGRLASAQGSPAAETNQATLRGSATPLHPRLLALLALPLLLPRL